One Gammaproteobacteria bacterium DNA segment encodes these proteins:
- a CDS encoding DegT/DnrJ/EryC1/StrS family aminotransferase, with translation MSVVTTVPFLDLTQEFRELEAEWLAAVRETGSKGSFILGPNVTAFEREFADLVGVKHAIAVANGTDSLVLSLRALGIGPGDEVITTPYTFFASSEAIDTVGAMPVFADICEDGFVLDPASVAKKISKRTRAIMPVHIFGYPCAMDELMAIARQHKLAVVEDCAQSFGAMSGGRRVGAIGDFGSYSFYPTKVLGCYGDGGMITTNSDAMNDHIRRLRNHGAIKPFTHVEIGCNSRLDEIQAALLRIKLKRVRADIDGRRRVAAEYDRRLAGTAIKTPTRPANGEHVFNLYTVRVPKRDAVRQRLTDAQIATSMCYPQGLHLQEVYRRLNYQPGSLPVCEHITTENLSLPVYPSMPVAHIERVCEVLLSAVG, from the coding sequence ATGTCAGTCGTAACCACCGTACCGTTTTTAGATCTCACCCAAGAATTCCGCGAGCTCGAGGCCGAATGGCTGGCGGCCGTTCGCGAGACCGGCAGCAAAGGCAGCTTCATCCTCGGACCGAATGTGACCGCGTTCGAGCGCGAGTTCGCCGACCTGGTTGGTGTTAAGCACGCGATCGCCGTCGCCAATGGCACCGACTCGCTGGTGTTGAGCCTGCGCGCGCTTGGCATCGGTCCCGGCGACGAAGTTATCACCACGCCGTATACCTTCTTTGCGTCGAGCGAGGCAATCGATACAGTCGGGGCGATGCCGGTGTTCGCCGATATCTGCGAAGACGGTTTTGTGCTCGATCCCGCCAGCGTCGCCAAAAAAATCAGTAAGCGCACGCGCGCGATCATGCCGGTGCATATTTTTGGTTATCCGTGCGCGATGGACGAGCTGATGGCAATTGCGCGTCAGCACAAGCTCGCGGTCGTCGAAGATTGCGCGCAATCGTTCGGCGCGATGAGCGGCGGCCGCAGGGTCGGCGCAATCGGCGATTTCGGCAGCTACAGCTTTTATCCGACCAAGGTGCTCGGCTGTTACGGCGACGGCGGCATGATTACGACCAACAGCGACGCGATGAACGATCATATTCGCCGCTTGCGCAATCATGGTGCGATCAAGCCGTTCACGCATGTCGAGATCGGCTGCAACAGCCGTCTCGATGAAATTCAAGCAGCGCTGTTGCGTATCAAGCTGAAGCGCGTGCGCGCCGATATCGACGGTCGGCGCCGCGTTGCCGCCGAGTACGATCGCCGCTTGGCCGGTACCGCTATAAAAACACCGACGCGGCCGGCGAACGGCGAGCACGTGTTTAATCTTTATACCGTGCGCGTTCCCAAGCGCGATGCGGTGCGCCAGCGGCTTACCGACGCGCAGATCGCCACGTCGATGTGTTACCCGCAGGGGCTGCACTTGCAAGAAGTTTACCGTCGTCTGAATTATCAACCGGGGAGCTTGCCGGTATGCGAGCACATTACTACCGAAAATCTGTCGTTGCCGGTGTATCCGTCGATGCCGGTGGCGCACATCGAGCGAGTGTGTGAAGTTTTGTTGAGTGCTGTTGGCTGA
- a CDS encoding DUF805 domain-containing protein — protein MNWYLEVLKKYAEFGGRARRTEYWMFVLFNLIISIVIMVLEALIGISSVIGILYALAVLIPGIAVSVRRLHDTHRSGWWLLIGLVPLIGAIVLIVFMAMDSEPGSNEYGPNPKAA, from the coding sequence ATGAACTGGTATCTCGAGGTGTTGAAGAAGTATGCGGAGTTCGGCGGTCGGGCTCGTCGTACGGAATATTGGATGTTCGTTCTTTTTAATTTGATCATCTCCATTGTGATTATGGTGCTCGAGGCGCTTATCGGCATTTCCAGTGTGATCGGCATTCTCTACGCATTAGCTGTGCTCATTCCCGGCATCGCCGTTTCGGTTCGTCGGTTGCACGATACCCATCGTAGTGGCTGGTGGTTATTGATCGGACTGGTGCCATTGATCGGTGCCATCGTCTTGATCGTATTCATGGCCATGGACAGTGAGCCCGGCAGCAACGAGTACGGCCCGAATCCAAAAGCGGCATAA
- a CDS encoding SDR family NAD(P)-dependent oxidoreductase has translation MNDRSVLITGCSSGIGRCLAHGLKDRGYRVFATARQSADVDALAADGFDSVVLDLASTESIERAVATVLERSRGRLHALINNGAYGQPGAVEDLSRAALRAQFETNVFGTHELTVRLLPTFRTQNHGRIIQISSLLGLVCMPYRGAYNASKFALEALSDTLRLELRGTGIHVCLVEPGPIATRFRENSHTAFKAHIDPAASTHTAPYKALERRLMSRQPVPFTLPPTAVLSKVLKALEAPRPRIRYYVTLPTHWFALLRRLLPYRVLDKVVAGIGAGGRR, from the coding sequence ATGAACGATCGCAGCGTGCTTATTACCGGCTGCTCTTCCGGCATCGGCCGGTGTCTTGCACACGGATTGAAGGACCGAGGTTATCGTGTGTTCGCAACCGCGCGTCAGTCAGCGGATGTCGATGCGCTCGCCGCCGACGGCTTTGACAGTGTCGTGCTCGACCTCGCGTCGACCGAATCGATTGAACGTGCCGTGGCGACGGTCCTCGAACGCAGCCGCGGGCGGCTGCATGCGCTCATCAACAACGGCGCCTACGGCCAACCGGGCGCGGTCGAAGATCTCTCGCGCGCCGCCTTGCGCGCGCAGTTCGAAACCAATGTCTTCGGTACCCACGAGCTGACGGTACGCCTGCTGCCCACGTTTCGCACCCAAAATCACGGCCGCATCATTCAAATCAGCTCACTGCTCGGCCTCGTCTGCATGCCCTACCGCGGTGCCTATAACGCCTCTAAGTTCGCGCTCGAGGCCTTGAGCGATACCCTGCGTCTGGAGCTGCGTGGCACCGGCATTCACGTTTGCCTGGTCGAACCGGGTCCGATCGCAACTCGCTTTCGCGAGAACTCGCACACTGCCTTTAAGGCCCACATCGACCCGGCGGCCAGTACCCATACCGCCCCCTATAAGGCCCTGGAACGGCGCCTAATGAGCCGGCAGCCGGTTCCGTTCACCCTGCCGCCGACCGCCGTACTTAGTAAGGTATTGAAGGCACTGGAAGCACCCCGGCCGCGCATTCGTTATTACGTTACCCTACCGACCCACTGGTTTGCGCTGCTGCGCCGGCTACTGCCATACCGTGTGCTCGATAAGGTAGTGGCCGGAATCGGTGCCGGCGGTCGGCGCTAG
- a CDS encoding GAF domain-containing protein, with the protein MLSPHSVRVRLLLLVSVAAVPLVALTIYNAVEVRANAVRDTQSDLLTVVKLAGDDLQNRVSAAEQLIVSLSQAPSVHKPNPVVCNRLLSALLKEYQTYSNLFVANAKGDILCSGSPLTKTINVVDREYFRAALHSARPVVGKPTIGRVVGQAVLPVAYALTNARGQPTGVVGASINLNSFARRILDKQLGPDAIFTIREHDGTVVVRAPEIDNVAGNATAPSPITPLLQNANGPATAESIGIDGINRLYAFLPMFHNGTGLWLVASVGKDALLLPHDRMFTQAMGALLLIVLLAGAGAWTWGDFAIRRPVTRLLKATRRICRLDYTARIHGPPLAGELGELARSFDEMAEALEQHANEAQRTREQLARRNRALKTLSECNQALVRAETEAELLHSVSRLIIEHGGYVMSWIGLSSPESSVRIVAHAGFENAGISAVSAAQHGHTMAIDALHTRRQVIDHRLAHDPLFAGAKPRPPTAAITLPVNAGDETLGVLVIYTNEPSTFGTEEMQLLAELAADLGYGITNLRIRSARTQALEEIQRLNSELERRVQERTAQLEASNKDLESFSYSVSHDLRAPLRVIDGFSSILAEDYTAKLDDEGRRVIGIIRRNSGKMGQLIDDLLLFSRLGRNPINTSEVDMRTIVDEVLADLQVQIAGPTPAIQINTILPVHGDRALLQQVWINLLSNAVKFSAGATEPTVTIASYPEGNEHIYYVRDNGAGFDMRYYQKLFNVFQRLHGSDDFPGTGVGLAIVQRVIARHGGRVWAHGETNAGATFYFSLPN; encoded by the coding sequence GTGCTCAGCCCACACAGCGTGCGTGTGCGTTTGCTGTTACTAGTGTCGGTAGCGGCGGTGCCGCTCGTTGCATTGACGATTTATAACGCCGTCGAAGTTCGCGCTAATGCCGTTCGCGATACGCAAAGCGATTTGCTGACGGTGGTGAAGTTGGCCGGCGATGATCTGCAGAATCGCGTGAGCGCCGCCGAGCAATTGATCGTCTCGTTGTCGCAAGCGCCATCCGTGCACAAACCCAATCCGGTGGTTTGCAACCGACTGCTGTCGGCACTCCTTAAGGAATACCAAACTTACTCCAACTTGTTCGTCGCCAACGCCAAGGGCGACATTCTCTGCAGCGGTAGTCCACTCACCAAAACCATCAACGTCGTCGATCGCGAATATTTCCGCGCCGCCCTTCATTCCGCGCGTCCCGTCGTCGGTAAGCCGACCATCGGCCGAGTCGTCGGTCAGGCGGTTTTGCCGGTGGCATACGCGTTGACTAACGCGCGCGGACAGCCAACCGGTGTCGTCGGCGCCTCAATCAATCTCAATAGTTTCGCTCGCCGTATCTTGGATAAGCAACTCGGACCCGATGCCATCTTTACCATCCGCGAACACGATGGAACCGTGGTCGTGCGCGCACCGGAAATCGACAACGTCGCCGGCAATGCAACGGCGCCGTCGCCAATCACACCGCTATTACAAAACGCCAACGGACCGGCGACCGCCGAGTCGATCGGCATCGACGGTATCAACCGGCTCTATGCCTTCCTGCCAATGTTTCACAACGGCACCGGCCTCTGGCTGGTCGCCAGCGTCGGTAAAGACGCGCTGCTGTTACCACACGATCGAATGTTTACGCAGGCGATGGGCGCGCTGCTCCTGATCGTGCTGCTCGCCGGTGCCGGCGCTTGGACCTGGGGCGACTTCGCCATTCGCCGACCGGTCACACGCCTGCTCAAAGCCACGCGCCGCATTTGTCGGCTCGATTACACCGCCCGCATCCATGGACCGCCGCTTGCCGGCGAACTCGGCGAGCTGGCGCGATCGTTTGACGAGATGGCGGAAGCGTTGGAGCAGCACGCTAATGAAGCACAGCGCACACGCGAACAGCTGGCACGCCGCAACCGCGCGCTCAAGACGTTGAGCGAGTGCAATCAAGCGCTGGTGCGTGCTGAAACCGAGGCCGAGCTGCTGCACAGCGTAAGCCGCCTGATCATCGAACACGGCGGCTATGTCATGAGCTGGATCGGTCTTAGCTCGCCGGAAAGCAGCGTGCGGATCGTGGCGCATGCCGGATTCGAAAACGCCGGCATCAGCGCTGTTAGCGCCGCACAGCATGGACACACCATGGCCATCGATGCGCTGCACACGCGCCGGCAAGTGATCGACCATCGGCTAGCGCACGATCCGCTGTTCGCCGGCGCCAAACCGCGGCCGCCGACGGCGGCGATTACGTTGCCGGTCAATGCCGGCGATGAAACGCTCGGTGTGCTGGTCATCTACACCAACGAGCCCAGTACTTTCGGTACCGAAGAGATGCAGCTGTTGGCAGAACTGGCGGCCGATCTCGGTTACGGCATTACCAATTTGCGCATACGTTCGGCGCGAACGCAGGCACTCGAGGAAATTCAGCGCTTGAACAGCGAGCTCGAACGACGCGTGCAGGAACGTACTGCGCAATTGGAAGCGAGCAACAAAGACCTGGAGAGTTTCAGCTACTCGGTGTCACACGATCTGCGCGCGCCGTTGCGCGTGATCGACGGCTTTTCGTCGATCTTGGCGGAGGACTACACCGCCAAACTCGACGACGAAGGCCGTCGTGTCATCGGCATCATCCGGCGCAATAGCGGCAAGATGGGGCAACTGATCGACGACCTGCTGCTGTTCTCGCGTCTCGGACGTAATCCGATCAACACCAGCGAGGTCGACATGCGCACCATCGTCGATGAAGTGCTGGCGGATCTGCAGGTGCAAATCGCCGGCCCAACGCCGGCGATTCAAATCAACACCATCCTACCGGTACACGGCGACCGCGCGCTGCTGCAACAAGTATGGATCAACCTATTATCGAACGCCGTCAAGTTCAGCGCCGGCGCCACCGAACCGACGGTCACCATCGCCAGTTATCCCGAAGGCAACGAACATATCTATTACGTGCGCGACAACGGCGCCGGCTTCGATATGCGCTACTACCAGAAGCTATTCAACGTATTCCAGCGCCTGCACGGTTCCGACGACTTTCCGGGCACCGGTGTCGGCCTAGCGATCGTGCAACGCGTCATCGCCCGTCATGGTGGACGTGTCTGGGCACACGGCGAAACAAACGCCGGCGCAACGTTTTATTTTTCGTTACCCAATTAA
- a CDS encoding Gfo/Idh/MocA family oxidoreductase, translating to MTQPPSTNGPKRIRVGVVGVGYLGSIHARIYSKMADVELVGVADVDRARVQEVGQQLGCRAYGDPHELIGQVDAVSIVVPTVYHAQVAQPFLDRGVHMLMEKPIAPTLDEATALVEQAERAGVIFQVGHLERFNAGIMELAARVQGPRFIEVHRLGTFVDRATDVDVVTDLMIHDIDIVLSLVQSPIRSIAANGIAVITEHVDIANARIEFENGAVANVTASRVSIKKFRRIRIFSRDQYYGLDYIDQNLEIVRAVPDEAGGKWPKIVTETLAVTPHPPLDTELSFFIDAVRTGRRPLVDGRVGIEALRVALLVKEKIAACQS from the coding sequence ATGACTCAACCGCCATCTACGAATGGCCCAAAACGAATTCGCGTCGGCGTCGTCGGCGTCGGTTACCTCGGCAGTATCCATGCGCGCATTTATTCAAAGATGGCGGATGTCGAGCTGGTCGGTGTCGCCGACGTCGACCGCGCGCGCGTTCAAGAAGTCGGACAACAGCTCGGTTGCCGCGCTTATGGCGATCCGCACGAGTTGATCGGTCAGGTCGACGCCGTCAGTATCGTCGTGCCGACCGTATACCACGCGCAAGTGGCGCAGCCGTTCCTCGATCGCGGTGTGCACATGCTGATGGAGAAACCGATCGCACCGACGCTCGACGAGGCGACGGCACTGGTCGAGCAGGCCGAACGCGCCGGCGTTATTTTTCAGGTAGGTCATCTCGAGCGCTTCAACGCCGGCATCATGGAGTTGGCGGCGCGCGTGCAAGGGCCGCGCTTTATCGAAGTTCACCGGCTCGGTACGTTCGTCGATCGCGCCACCGATGTCGATGTCGTCACCGACCTCATGATCCACGATATCGATATCGTGTTGTCGCTGGTGCAGTCGCCGATTCGTAGCATCGCCGCCAACGGCATCGCCGTCATCACCGAGCACGTCGACATCGCCAACGCGCGTATCGAGTTCGAGAACGGCGCCGTCGCCAACGTCACCGCCAGCCGTGTGTCGATTAAAAAATTCCGCCGCATCCGTATCTTCAGCCGCGATCAATATTATGGTCTCGACTATATCGATCAGAACCTCGAGATCGTGCGTGCCGTGCCCGATGAGGCCGGCGGCAAGTGGCCGAAGATCGTCACTGAAACGTTAGCCGTGACACCGCATCCGCCGCTCGACACGGAACTTAGCTTTTTTATCGACGCCGTGCGTACCGGTCGGCGGCCATTAGTCGATGGCCGTGTTGGGATCGAGGCGCTACGCGTTGCCTTGCTCGTGAAGGAGAAAATTGCTGCATGTCAGTCGTAA